The following coding sequences are from one Formosa haliotis window:
- a CDS encoding TolC family protein, translating to MHIKYKLFMLMSFVMASVFAQQKLPVSEAIEIALENNYGIKIAGNNTEIAENNKSILNSGYLPTVTGNAGANYNLDNTEAEFSDGRVTTLNGAESSGYNASVNLNYTIFDGLGRHYNYKQLKEQYQLTELEARETIENTIAQLFTVYYNVSQVSENVRALQQTLDISNDRIVRAQYQFDYGQGTMLDVLNAQVDINNDSINLMNSEQNLLNTKRDLNVVLGTELPIDIEVDTIVTFLLDIDKADLYNKMRANNVSILQIDKNITINEFTIKANRSGYLPTVGLVGSYGWNKNNNNAAAFVAQSTNTGLAAGLNLSWDLFDGGSTITNVRNAKLNLENQELQKESIFISLDRDFENAWGDYQNKLKIYNIQENNIITSQNNFDRTKEKFKLGQITSIEFRQAQLNLLTAEFSRNNAKYEAKLAELYLLQLSGELLNVKF from the coding sequence TTATGCTGATGTCGTTTGTTATGGCATCGGTTTTCGCACAACAAAAATTACCGGTTTCTGAAGCTATAGAAATCGCCTTAGAAAATAATTATGGTATTAAAATAGCCGGGAATAATACTGAAATCGCCGAAAATAATAAGAGCATTTTAAATTCTGGTTACCTTCCAACGGTAACAGGAAATGCAGGAGCGAATTATAATTTAGATAATACGGAAGCCGAATTTTCGGATGGGCGCGTGACGACATTAAATGGAGCCGAAAGTTCGGGTTATAATGCGTCTGTAAATTTAAACTATACCATTTTTGATGGGCTTGGCAGACATTACAATTACAAACAACTTAAAGAGCAATATCAATTAACAGAATTGGAAGCTCGCGAAACTATAGAAAATACTATTGCACAATTATTTACAGTGTATTATAATGTGTCGCAGGTATCTGAAAATGTGCGGGCTTTACAGCAAACTTTAGATATCTCTAACGACCGGATTGTAAGAGCGCAGTATCAATTCGATTATGGTCAAGGGACTATGCTAGATGTTTTAAACGCTCAAGTAGATATTAATAACGACAGTATTAACTTAATGAATTCTGAACAAAACCTATTAAATACGAAGCGCGATTTAAATGTGGTTTTAGGTACAGAATTACCAATAGATATAGAAGTAGATACCATAGTAACTTTCCTGTTAGATATAGATAAAGCTGATTTGTATAATAAAATGAGAGCTAATAACGTATCTATTTTGCAAATCGATAAAAATATTACTATTAACGAGTTTACTATTAAAGCCAACAGATCGGGGTATTTACCTACGGTTGGGTTAGTAGGGTCTTATGGGTGGAATAAAAACAATAATAATGCAGCAGCCTTTGTGGCACAATCTACAAATACAGGGCTTGCGGCTGGCCTTAACTTAAGTTGGGATTTGTTTGATGGTGGGAGCACGATAACCAATGTTAGAAATGCAAAACTGAATTTAGAAAATCAGGAACTTCAAAAAGAATCGATTTTTATAAGTTTAGATCGCGATTTTGAAAATGCTTGGGGCGATTATCAAAACAAGTTAAAAATTTATAATATTCAGGAAAATAATATTATTACTTCCCAAAATAATTTCGATCGTACGAAAGAGAAATTTAAGCTAGGGCAGATAACATCTATAGAATTTAGGCAAGCGCAACTAAATCTTTTAACAGCAGAATTTAGTAGAAATAATGCAAAATACGAAGCTAAATTGGCCGAGT